TTTCGGTTTCTTTTCCTCTAGAACTGGCCAATCATAGTTATTCCCTTCTTCAGAAGAATAGCTGTGATTGGTCTTATGACATCATTAATCGCTCCCGGAGCGATTAACCTAGGCCGATCGAAAACgccataaatatattttcaaacgcACCCAAGATgagttctttctctttttaatgccGAAGAAGTGGGGAACACTTCTCCggcattaaaaagagaaaaaactcATCTTATAtcttttgtctttcttttcgtatgcatCAACGCTTATACAGTGGATGCTCGGTCTATACTTACTATGTCTATGGCTTGGAGCAGAGTAGAACATAAGGACAAAAATGGCTTCTTGGACAAGAATCACTCGCACCTTTTCCAGAAATTATTCAGCGGCCGCTGGCGGTCACGCCAGTTCAGGTGGATATAAATGAAACGtgctaataatttaacatattattatattattaataatttaacatattattacaCACATTTGAAACAACggtatttatattcatataaaattttgcacgtTAGATGATAATTATCTTCTGTGGctagtattatttttgtcaaatgTTTCTATTTGAGATCTGAGTGCCactctttatatttaaataatgttgtgATATATGGCGTATTACGTTTTACAAATGAAGAGAAATTGTATGTCAAATGAGTTATCAATGGATATTACATAACAGTAATGCTGTGCTTTACAGAGGCAACGCAACTTTTGTGGAAGAGACTCTCGTTTTTCGTAGGCTTTCCTGCAATAGGTTTGGCTATGGTTAATTGCTATTTGAATCATCAGGCACATCATCATGATGAACCTCCGGAATTTATTCCTTATGATCACCTAAGGATAAGAACTAAGGTATGtagtaaaacaaatatattattataagcaaattaaaatagatttaagtattaaaataatgtaagtattaaaatattgatcatCAAAATGCATCAAACtaacatttatttgcattactataaactttaatcttatttaactttttttttaatttttaaaactagaaaaacaaaatgttaaatcAAAATTGAAGTCTAATCATATCGGTACAAACAGGCTCAAGCATTGAAGATTAAAGATCAAAATTGAACTTTAATAAGAACAAAATGGATTAGATTTAGGTCCTATTTACTTGTCATTACTGTCTCAGATTATGACATCAGAAGTAAGAAAGTGGACAGTAAAAATTCTTGCAACATATTCCAGTAAATATATTGCTAGCAAATTGTTACAAAGTTGATgacaaataagaaaattagtGACATCTGTCACTGGTACTGGTAATAAGTATGTGTGTTAGCAAtaagtttgtattttttgacAAAGCTTGCACATAATTAGATAGCAAATTGGCAATAGAAATCAAGCAAATTTTACATAGTATTATCtaaatttgtgataaaaaccaaataaaatctACATAGTGCTGTTGGATAAATTGATAGCAGAAGCCAAGCGAGCTTTGCAGTgtcacatatataatacaaaacataaCATGTCTGAGCTTTGATTATATAGACTAtgattatatttgaatttattatatacatatatgtatatatatatatatatatatatatatatatatgtataattttgtttattcctGAAACGAAAATTccttttagtatattttataatctattcTATTAATCGCaagtattgttttattaaagaatatttctatttaaatagtttttacaaaaattgttactGTGTATTTTCAGTCTTTTGACATAATCTCAATCTAAGATAATAATGGTTATTGAACATATACTTTAAGATTTTTTGATTACAGAAATTCTCATCTTTAATTCATAATCTTTAATCTGCAATGCATATTGATACAGGCTCAAGATCTGTTTTTTATTGACttctttaccttttttttacatgttatttctttataatatatttactttttttagccactttataatgtatttacttttttttttagccaTTCCCATGGGGCGATGGTAACCACAGTTTATTCCATAATCGTAAAACAAATCCTCTACCTGAAGGTTACGAAGAATAATAGAGTAAATGGATGTATTtagattgtaataattatgctGCATTAGCATTCTTTATAACATGTATTTCTTGCATTATATTGACTTATAAGCAATTGAGTCAATAAATTGGtagaaattgatatttatattttttctgtatataacattttcttatctgattataatatatttatcacaaattACACAGATGCACACAACATGCATGCGTAATATGtactatatatgtacatttcttgaatatttaatattataaattgtattaaatttaaattaatcaaaggagaattgtaattaagaaaaaaacttttaatgatattataagTTCTTAGTGCTTTTTAGTAATGATGTTAGGAATATTTCAAGATGCCAAATCTttgattttgattttgaaatatcaTGGTCTGATTACGGAGTTTAACATGGTCAATAACATGAATAAGCAGAATGCATAacagtttaatttaatgacaACTTAGTTATATAGTGgcttataattacaattgatATTTAAGATTCAAATTGCTTTCACATAATAATCTCGACAGCCTCCAAGTCGCACAAACGTGGCTAAATCAATAACTATTGAAAAAGCATTGTTTTGGTATCCTctaggaataaaattttaaaaaagtagttacataataataggtcctaataaaatgttttataaaatactatattaaaaagttatagcaaattttgtacatattatgatattatattacgTAGAATGAATCGTATAGTATCAAATGATACATAATACACAGTCATATTGTAGAGTTGAACATTTacatgcaaaatataaataattaatccatATTGCATGATACATGATTGgataaagttaatatattttttaaactaaattaagttaaaagtaatgacttataaaattaattttattatgttaaaagaattACAAATAAGCAAACAGTTTAAGTTAcgttaagatttaattaaattaaagttaattttgaaaagcattatttatattaaattagaaaattaaataatttattaagaaaaccaattataataaagattattaaatattttgaatattttcttcgtaaattatatgtaatttacaaatttgtaaatatatattatataacttatatgtaatattattatcttatagttactataagtttattaaataagaaatattttttattcaaaaatgaattttttcaataattttcttctttatagataaattttttacttaggaaaaagtatattttagaaataactaattgtaattaaaaattaaattatttaaaactaactaaattaagttaaaatgaactttttaactttatttttaattttttaattagttgctatatattatacaattaactTCACATGTATATAACGTGTAAACTATGTTAACTCTGTTTTACATTATCTATGTAAGTTACCTATCTATGGCctatttctaccaacgtagattaactttaatcttggatTAAGttactctttatctttttctaatttttggaactagaatgagataacaagtaaattaaaccaagattaaaattaatctacgttggtagaaatagGCCTAAATGCATTATCTGTGTAAGTTATAATGAATGAATTCAACGAGTCAGaagatttaattacacatatagtgaaaaaaattactattttttaacttttaatatatatattatatatttgtttattttgtgtgctaaaaattaaatatattaataatttaattatttaactattttttctgtattgtGTTATTCAATTTCTAATACTTTATTGCTTGTTTacgtgaaaaagatttgtgTAAACATAACGTAaacagtataataataataatttggttttttatatgtaaatatgtaattttgaaatttatgacatttgtcttaagatttatttgtttaaagagTTATTGgcattattctatttttgtttaatagaACCATGTTGGAACGTTAATAGCAGTGCTTTGAATGTTGAATCAAACGCGGCTTTAATTTGCTAAAAAATGGCGGCACCAATTGGAGACGTTATTTCGCTCTAATTAGAGGATCTCTATTCTCAGGCTACTCTTGCTAACCATGCAATTTATGGCGATTTACCTATGCATGATAACCTTCAAGTATTGTCAAACACTTCTGTCAAATTCATCGGCACCTATTCATTACCGAGTCGAGTTTACGTTGATTTTTTACAAGTAAGTAACTTGTGAAATTTCACGATTGAATACGGTGTAATTTATGTTCTTCTCTgcaaattaaagattttgtattttctgCTAATCAAATGTTTAgctaaaagaattaaatgttaaaccATACTATCGGGATCAAACGATCAAAAGATTAAtacgatttattttttccaacaaATTTAATTGGTTGACAAAGAGAACtactatttaattacattatttttatgtagtaATGATTAGAATAATTGATACGTATGTCTCTCGACTGATCTGTTTACTGTAACAAGCTTGTAACTTTTAAGATTGTGTTGAAGGAgccattattttcattattttagcTCCCAAAATGTCGTCTGTCAAGTTGCTAGAAGATAGAATTGCTAGTTTGGAGAAACAAGTGTATGGGCTCGGTAATATGATGAGTATTGATGATCCAGCACCATCAAACGCTATTGTCGACCGACTCGTAGATGTCAACTCGTTAATTAACTCTGCAATATCAGGCAGAGAAAAACCAAATGCGATTATCAAGCGTTTATCAGAATTAAATGGCTACTTGGAGCCTACCTCGGAAGACGTTGATATGCCTACAAGTGCTAAAGCGCAGCTGTTGTTGACAATGGAGCCAGAGATTAGAGAGAACCATAAACTGTTGACTAAAGTGCAGGAACTTACGCCCGTGTTGGAGTCAGAATGTATCAGAGATGCGCCAGAATTAaacaatatgtttaataagATATCGCTTTTGTATCTGAAGGCTTATGAGGATTCTAAGGAGTTGAACACTCACGTGCAAGATCTGCTATCTAAATATAATGCAGTCATAAATAGTATATCggaatcattaattattttagataatgcAGTTACAACTGCAGAAATAGCAGCTAGGCCAAAGAAACAAATGGATGATTAATGAGATAATTGTTCAGTCtatttagatatattattaattatattgtaaaattaacttacaatataattaatattgttaatttatatcatattttaacacaagttaatattttactttctatttcaatttcttatagtgcaaatttagttttatattacttatttttaacttatttattatagagatgttttaaatgtgaattggtcagtaaaagaaaaagaatattaggcctgtttttaaaatacacatttatttatcagttttatttgaaatataaaaatacgcaTTCATCAATAACTACGTACATATATGTGAACAtactttattgtttaatttttataacaatgcattttattaaaagatagtcatatattatatacattttatcctATCTATTGCTTAGTTCTATTCATTTTAGGTTCATTTCAGGAATCCTTATTTAGGATCTCTGAGACAAACTgctgatttatatttaattggacATGCATATGTATCGGTCTcttatattgaataattactttgtaattaacatatataaagtGTACTAAAAATATCCAAAgtatcacaaaaattattttttaatttgattaggataataataaattttgtgtaaataacATAGTAAATAAGTAAGAATTTTGGAGGTGGAAATGTATCTTTAAGAGACCCGTTACactaataaattcttataccACATTAGCCATAATAAACAATTGCTTTATACagtatttacataatatttcctTAATTATAAGTCAGTAATTTTGTTGTCTTTGATTCTCATTACAGATGTCATATTCTCGTACAAAATTTAAGCGCATTTGTTTCAATCTTTCTGTAACAATAACGGCACTTAAGTTTTTCTTACAATGATTCATCGCTGGCTGTGATGTtcgagaattattaaaaacctTTCTTGCTATCAATAGGAACATTAAaattggaagaaaaaaaatacgtgtaaaaatgtatgatttttaagaacaaagaaaattagGGAATCTAAAGTTTTCTGTGGTcagtagtttttttttatgtacagagaaaaatgtttttcttttaccttccatatttctgtttatctgatttacatttatatattccaTTATATACTGCATTTATATGAGTACTAGTACTATTACTATTTCTAATTCTCTagtatgtttaattttattcaaaaatttaaagtcacgcaactacattttttaattcaaacatcaatttgattaaactattctaatgcatatttttttcgatttaagaaaatttgttaaaatccAAAGAAACATTTCTCTCTGCATAtatagaacaattttttttatttattaaaactgtaATTCT
This DNA window, taken from Monomorium pharaonis isolate MP-MQ-018 chromosome 6, ASM1337386v2, whole genome shotgun sequence, encodes the following:
- the LOC105838040 gene encoding uncharacterized protein LOC105838040, whose protein sequence is MSSVKLLEDRIASLEKQVYGLGNMMSIDDPAPSNAIVDRLVDVNSLINSAISGREKPNAIIKRLSELNGYLEPTSEDVDMPTSAKAQLLLTMEPEIRENHKLLTKVQELTPVLESECIRDAPELNNMFNKISLLYLKAYEDSKELNTHVQDLLSKYNAVINSISESLIILDNAVTTAEIAARPKKQMDD
- the LOC105838039 gene encoding cytochrome c oxidase subunit 6A, mitochondrial, whose protein sequence is MASWTRITRTFSRNYSAAAGGHASSEATQLLWKRLSFFVGFPAIGLAMVNCYLNHQAHHHDEPPEFIPYDHLRIRTKPFPWGDGNHSLFHNRKTNPLPEGYEE